The Methanobrevibacter sp. V74 genome includes the window GTTCTTTTAGTACTTCAAATTTCTGGAACTGGAGGAATCTATCCAATTGAAATTATGGATAATGTTTTCCAAACACTTTATCCATACCTGCCAATGACATATGCTATTGATTTGATTAGAGAAGCCCAATTAGGAGTGGTTTGGTCCAATTATCTTCCAGCATTAGCTATTTCAATTGGAATTGCTGTTGTAACAGTCATTGTTGCAGTCATTATTAAAGAAAAAGCAGATGATGCAGCTCACTACTTTGAAGAGCGTTTAAATGATACAGGTTTATTTTAAGGATTGAACTGGCTAATTCAATCCTATTTTTTAATTTTTTAAAAAAAAAACAGTAAACTGAGACAAGTTATGCCTCAGTTTTTTTCTTAGAATCTTTTTTGTTGACAATTACTAATTTTTCTTCTTCTTCGTCAACTTCCATTACAATAGGTTCTGCTTCTAGTGCTCCAGGATCTTTTTCAACACATTCATTGATTTTTGATTGAATTGCCCCAATATCTTCAGTGTCAATTAAATCAACAATTTCTAATTGTTGCTGGAATCTTTCAACACCTTCAAGAGGAACATTTTCAACAAATGGAATTGCCCCAGTAGCGCCAATGATTTTCTTTTTATCTGCATCCGCACCGTTTTCGTATAACGCTTTAAAACTTTGACCAGTAATATGACCTTGTACTTCGGCACCAGCCAAAATTAAAAATCTAATGTTCGGATTGGATATAATATTTGCAACTACTTTCTCAATACCTAAGTTTTCTGTTTTACATGGTCCTGCAATAGCTGCTCCTGTCAGATCAGCTTCAATATGGGAAGCAAGAGTAGTTACCGCAACAGGACTTTCTGGGTCACCTACAATATAATCACCACTAATAACCGGCCAACCATCTGCAGGTGCTTTTTTATCAGCCATGATAGATTCCTCCATTTATTTTAATTGAATTTAAAATTCATGAACATTAAATATGTCTCAATAATCCTTAACTATTAATAATATAATTCAGAAGGTTTTCCAA containing:
- the mtrA gene encoding tetrahydromethanopterin S-methyltransferase subunit A, with the translated sequence MADKKAPADGWPVISGDYIVGDPESPVAVTTLASHIEADLTGAAIAGPCKTENLGIEKVVANIISNPNIRFLILAGAEVQGHITGQSFKALYENGADADKKKIIGATGAIPFVENVPLEGVERFQQQLEIVDLIDTEDIGAIQSKINECVEKDPGALEAEPIVMEVDEEEEKLVIVNKKDSKKKTEA